The nucleotide window CCCACGGCATGCACCTCAGACTTCAAAATTCCTGTCGAATCCTAAATCAGCCCCAAGTGTTATTTGCATAGTACCAGAAAAGCATTGCCTGTCTAGCACTGTGCGTTTAAGTGCTTAAAATTAACGCAAATTACTCTTCATAATTCGTGCTTTATCTCTCGCCCAATCTTTTTCTTTCATATCAGTACGTTTATCGTGCAGCTTTTTACCTTTCGCTACGCCAACTTTAATCTTCGCCCAAGAGCGAGACCAGTAAAGTGCGGTTGCGACAAGTGTCATGCCTTCACGGTTAATACGACCGATAAGGTTGTCGAGCTCTTTTCTCGACATAAGTAGTTTACGGATACGTGTTGGGTTCGCCACGATATGAGTACTCGCCTGAGTGAGCGGAGTGATCGTCATACCACTGATGAATGCTTCGCCGTCTCGGATGTAGACGTAGCTTTCTGCGATATTGGTTTTGCCTTCACGTAGGGATTTTACTTCCCAGCCTTGTAGCTCAAGCCCCGCTTCTATCTCATCATCGATGAAATATTCGTGGCGAGCTTTCTTATTAAGCGCAATGGTATTACTACCGGCTTTTGATTTTGATTTATTCTTTGCCATAATGGCCTCATTATACGGATTGCACCCTAGTTGGGGAATCCTTTTTATTTGCGCTCTGGCCCAATACAATTAAAATTGCAGTTTGTGTTAATGTAACGCTGTCTTTAACAGGAGTCTATATGCCAAAGGTTACTCGTTCAGCATTAGTGTCGTTTAGTGCCGACCAGATGTTCAGCTTGGT belongs to Vibrio splendidus and includes:
- the smpB gene encoding SsrA-binding protein SmpB; translated protein: MAKNKSKSKAGSNTIALNKKARHEYFIDDEIEAGLELQGWEVKSLREGKTNIAESYVYIRDGEAFISGMTITPLTQASTHIVANPTRIRKLLMSRKELDNLIGRINREGMTLVATALYWSRSWAKIKVGVAKGKKLHDKRTDMKEKDWARDKARIMKSNLR